The Coccidioides posadasii str. Silveira chromosome 2, complete sequence genomic interval GGCTTCCCGTCTGTCGGCAAAAGTACCCTGATGAGCAAGTTGACTGGTCAACACTCTGAAGGTATGTTGACTTTACTCATATTCTACATCATGGAATATCGCTTACGTTACATTTTACAGCCGCCGCTTACGAATTCACAACCCTGACGACGGTTCCCGGTCAGGTCCTATATAACGGTGCAAAAATCCAGATTCTCGATCTCCCCGGAATTATTCAGGGTGCAAAGGATGGTAAAGGACGAGGGCGGCAGGTTATTGCCGTTGCAAAGACATGTCACCTTATCTTTATCGTTCTTGACGTGAACAAACCTTTAACGGATAAAAGGATCATTGAAGCGGAATTGGAAGGCTTTGGTATCAGAATAAACAAGTCTCCACCAAACATTGttttcaagaagaaagataaaggTGGAATTTCGATTACCAGCACGGTGCCCTTGACTCACATTGATCATGATGTAAGTATGGACCGACCAATTATCGCTTGTGGGGTAGTGCTGACCGATAACAGGAAATAAAGGCTGTCATGAGCGAGTATCGAATTTCCTCCGCGGATATTGCCATTCGCTGCGATGCGACCATCGATGATCTAATAGACGTCCTTGAAGCTAAAAGTCGAAGCTATATTCCAGTCATATATGCCTTGAACAAAATTGACTCCATATCAATTGAGGAATTGGACTTGCTTTACCGCATCCCTAATGCATGCCCGATCAGTGCAGAGCACGGATGGAACGTCGATGAGCTTCTAGAGCAAATGTGGGAAAAGCTTAACCTCAAGCGGATCTACACGAAGCCCAAGGGCAAAGCTCCAGATTATACAGCACCTGTCGTCCTGAAATCCAACAATTGCACGGTGGAAGATTTTGTAAGAATCTTCCTTCCCCGGATTTAACGAGTCACTTTGCTAATCCTTTATTTTTACTGCAGTGCAATGCCATCCACAAATCTATAGTGGAGCAGTTCAAGCATGCCATCGTTTATGGTCGTTCTGTAAAGCATCAGCCGCAGAGAGTAGGGCTTAGCCACCAACTCGAAGATGAAGATATCAGTACGCCTACTACCCAATGTCCCCGAATCTCGAGTCAACTTCGCTATGCTAACCTGTACTATCAGTCACAATTATAAAGAGATAAGCATGGTTATGTAAACTAGTCTCTATGCGCCGGCCGTCTAAATACCCTTATCCCGAGGAGTGCTGGGAAAGACGGGGCCAATTCCTCGCGGAACCGATAGAAAGGAGGGATGATTGGTTCAGACGGAGGTAACCGCTTCGTTGACCGACTGGCGGCAGCAATGCGTCGACCCGAAAGGGCCTTCCGGTCGTTCAATACTCATGCCGTTAACCCGCTCAGATACTCTTCTATTGGACATGGCTGTGAGCTTGTATCCAAAAAGGAATTCGGATTATTGCATTGCACTTGCATGCAATGTACGGAAAACTGAATAACAGACTGTTCTGTGTCCAGATCAATCACGAGTCATTTTGTATGGTTTACGATTGCAGATAACACAAAaaattcttttttcttgaagCATCTGGTTTTGAGTTACTCTTGGCGACCTGCACCTTCCACGCTGGTCGGGTGCCTGAGATTGGCATTGCGAAGTGAGGCACTGTGTCCCGTTAAATACCCAAACAATTCATATCTCATACTCAGGCTCCCAGCCACCTATGTTTCCTCAATGATGGTA includes:
- the RBG1 gene encoding GTP-binding protein rbg1 (EggNog:ENOG410PHWE~COG:T~BUSCO:9024at33183), with the translated sequence MATTVDKIKEIEAEMARTQKNKATSFHLGQLKAKLAKLKRELLTPSGGGGGGGAGFDVARTGVASVGFIGFPSVGKSTLMSKLTGQHSEAAAYEFTTLTTVPGQVLYNGAKIQILDLPGIIQGAKDGKGRGRQVIAVAKTCHLIFIVLDVNKPLTDKRIIEAELEGFGIRINKSPPNIVFKKKDKGGISITSTVPLTHIDHDEIKAVMSEYRISSADIAIRCDATIDDLIDVLEAKSRSYIPVIYALNKIDSISIEELDLLYRIPNACPISAEHGWNVDELLEQMWEKLNLKRIYTKPKGKAPDYTAPVVLKSNNCTVEDFCNAIHKSIVEQFKHAIVYGRSVKHQPQRVGLSHQLEDEDIITIIKR